One region of Papaver somniferum cultivar HN1 unplaced genomic scaffold, ASM357369v1 unplaced-scaffold_131, whole genome shotgun sequence genomic DNA includes:
- the LOC113332556 gene encoding uncharacterized protein LOC113332556 isoform X2: protein MHYVSAWGYFHIAKLILIYQSGSSTVCLLKDMDGNTPLHCAAQNGRVSIINMLLSTCWECAGMVSDEKNETALHCALTNNKAKAFKTLLEWYIIKEEFSNNNARDWECGDSNLDLLVDGYVIIVKELLCQRESKICFQREFGEGKEYFVVIKCKKNQSIGTSFKYQDYIREVTSKTTNQTILSLLVDSRSIVTLKILIRSAMVKGILGIRDVDGKTVLDLVGEGKTTNVMGFVEYQSYENVIWLLDAIQIDDYEVFSKLQVEDPQVLDYVCALPLGGTPLHIAVRTGQLNDCTREIIRQRPNFMTTEDHKGRNPLHIAAAKGYLEVVKELVTQMCFSQCFGSPIPVKNRCGEFFVTPLDLAIKRGKISVINELLPIWWKCVGVASREQNSDLLRTAIEYRQYEALKMLMERYIEDELLKAKEVDRNPMSSLADGYIKIVKHLLSTKVGYSLSILVKNREGPNYINGRERPLPLYFAVITVANSSGREGSNIIDELELSAYYPKYFSDVTVRKKRVLHFSMDDENSVTLKLLLRSPLFYQDGGWTIFQILNACLRNEEDEDEDEMETLIPIWSNKIGDTCRSCSINVYDDAKEQLGEDTKAGHEVAVADGNEAYENVLEHVKADHKNDNDEENDIEEPQGQEVTTGASIPVRPDGCTMRDQDRILFSKDQSFASLEECRNAIKDAAILSNTEVEFSKSTGERIVAACSDTSGCCKWKIRAKSNGCKRSNYVVTEIQNAHTCQRLNLKVTTNKLATPTWVSSHIIDKVRQDHNITTQEIKHIMKQSKFQIDINCKTAERAKKRALDTIHEVSKKQRQNLIASSSVSLNAHHQSPSNLRFWEQIPEPMQEYINNIVDVKKDGHCGYRVVAMQAGYEAKDGWKQVRRLLLKEVVQNEELYVKLMDSGTVAKMRKAFEYSEDLAADTQYWLNLPDAGYVIANAFKAVVISLSLKSGNLTFLPLSEPPPEGQPHNIIAFGFVNGNHFINLDLKPDAPIPQVDRRWDTNVSKAAVVWKTPYLNRIEKFKEIMGFELGQTGEGKNFINLEENLQSPPRGPATRPEDTASSAKECGPENSSVTAHRELQILNRGSGVLQGVSNPLGACALEVGSLIWGWPYRDTDATSRGADFYRGFGNKFFTDTSQADTNMGKSERHAGEILNSRKRTRVLIDTSDEFNTSHSETTPTQHHQSPDRAISTPNSLKGKATWFTFTGSATASTLYGCADFVSVYNFPVSPEQTDFYKWIVEMHGHIASVEVISERNTLIMSTRTLIDTVLAIQKLGEACPSEENWAVWKEAIKLPRILKFNIAWLESLLAAIEERRNFRRQLLHVEIAQLEEEVAESKRKLIKHQATQLRLATEAAAVVLEIEATKSNIDVKIRSLAKKNNDLGALS from the exons ATGCATTACGTTTCTGCATGGGGGTACTTTCATATCGCGAAATTAATATTGATTTATCAGTCGGGTTCGAGTACTGTATGTCTTCTCAAAGATATGGATGGCAATACTCCTCTTCACTGTGCTGCGCAGAATGGACGAGTTAGTATTATTAACATGTTGCTCTCAACTTGTTGGGAATGCGCTGGAATGGTGTCAGACGAGAAGAATGAGACGGCTCTTCATTGTGCTTTAACAAACAACAAGGCTAAAGCTTTCAAAACTTTGTTGGAGTGGTACATCATCAAAGAAGAGTTCTCAAACAATAATGCCCGAGACTGGGAGTGTGGAGACTCCAACTTGGACTTGCTGGTTGATGGCTATGTAATAATTGTGAAGGAGTTATTATGTCAAAGAGAGAGTAAGATATGCTTCCAAAGAGAATTTGGGGAAGGAAAGGAATACTTTGTAGTCATCAAATGCAAGAAGAACCAAAGTATCGGAACCTCTTTTAAGTATCAAGATTATATTAGAGAAGTGACTTCTAAAACCACAAATCAGACAATTCTTAGTCTGTTAGTGGATTCAAGGTCCATAGTAACATTGAAAATCTTGATAAGAAGTGCCATGGTTAAAGGGATCTTGGGCATCAGAGATGTGGATGGGAAGACTGTGTTAGACCTGGTAGGTGAAGGTAAGACAACTAATGTGATGGGGTTCGTAGAATATCAG AGTTATGAAAATGTGATATGGTTGTTGGACGCTATACAAATTGACGATTATGAAGTTTTCTCTAAATTACAAGTGGAAGATCCACAGGTTCTGGATTATGTTTGTGCATTACCTCTCGGAGGAACACCATTACACATTGCTGTGAGGACTGGGCAGCTAAACGATTGCACCAGAGAGATTATAAGACAGAGGCCTAATTTTATGACAACAGAAGATCATAAGGGGCGTAATCCACTTCACATAGCTGCTGCTAAAGGTTACCTGGAGGTAGTTAAAGAACTGGTTACCCAAATGTGTTTCAGTCAGTGTTTTGGTAGTCCTATTCCAGTGAAAAATAGGTGTGGAGAATTTTTCGTAACTCCTCTTGATCTTGCAATTAAGAGAGGCAAAATTTCTGTTATTAATGAATTGCTCCCTATTTGGTGGAAATGTGTTGGAGTAGCAAGCAGGGAACAGAATTCGGACCTTCTTAGAACTGCAATAGAATACAGACAATACGAAGCATTGAAAATGTTGATGGAGAGGTACATTGAAGATGAGCTTTTGAAAGCTAAGGAAGTGGATCGAAATCCAATGTCATCCTTGGCTGATGGATACATCAAGATAGTAAAGCATCTATTGAGTACAAAAGTTGGATATAGTCTTTCAATTCTTGTGAAGAACAGAGAAGGCCCAAATTACATTAATGGTAGAGAACGGCCCCTTCCTCTGTATTTTGCAGTAATCACAGTTGCAAATAGTAGCGGGAGAGAGGGCAGTAACATAATTGATGAACTAGAACTATCTGCATATTACCCGAAATACTTCAGTGACGTGACAGTCAGAAAGAAGAGGGTCCTTCATTTTTCCATGGATGATGAAAACTCAGTGACATTGAAACTTTTGCTGCGGAGTCCTCTCTTTTACCAGGACGGGGGTTGgactattttccaaattctaaATGCATGTCTCAGAAATGAG gaggatgaggatgaggatgaaaTGGAAACACTTATTCCGATATG GAGTAACAAAATAGGCGATACCTGTCGATCATGTTCCATAAATGTATATGACGATGCCAAAGAACAGCTTGGTGAAGATACAAAAGCTGGCCATGAAGTTGCAGTAGCTGATGGTAATGAGGCTTATGAAAATGTGTTAGAACATGTAAAAGCTGATCATAAAAACGACAATGATGAGGAAAATGATATTGAAGAACCACAGGGTCAAGAAGTGACCACAGGTGCCAGTATCCCAGTTAGACCGGATGGTTGTACTATGAGAGATCAAGATAGAATTTTGTTCTCTAAAGACCAAAGCTTTGCATCTCTTGAAGAGTGTCGTAACGCTATAAAGGATGCCGCAATACTAAGTAATACTGAAGTTGAATTTTCCAAATCGACGGGGGAAAGAATTGTTGCTGCATGTTCAGACACATCAGGTTGCTGTAAATGGAAAATACGTGCTAAATCCAATGGTTGCAAGAGAAGTAATTACGTTGTAACCGAAATACAGAACGCGCATACATGCCAACGTTTGAATTTGAAGGTTACTACTAATAAGCTGGCAACTCCTACATGGGTGAGCAGTCATATTATTGATAAAGTAAGGCAAGATCACAATATTACGACACAAGAGATTAAACACATTATGAAGCAGTCTAAGTTCCAAATAGATATTAATTGCAAAACAGCAGAACGAGCAAAGAAAAGGGCTTTGGATACAATACATGAAGTATCTAAGAAGCAGAGACAAAATTTGATTGCTTCGTCATCCGTTTCATTGAATGCACACCACCAAAGCCCTTCCAATTTGAGGTTTTGGGAACAGATTCCTGAACCAATGCAGGAGTATATAAATAACATTGTAGACGTGAAAAAAGATGGACATTGTGGTTATAGAGTTGTTGCAATGCAAGCAGGTTATGAGGCAAAAGATGGTTGGAAGCAGGTTCGAAGATTGTTGCTGAAGGAGGTCGTTCAAAATGAAGAACTCTACGTGAAACTTATGGACAGCGGTACAGTTGCAAAAATGAGAAAAGCTTTCGAGTACTCTGAAGACCTTGCCGCTGATACCCAATATTGGTTGAATTTACCTGATGCAGGTTATGTGATTGCTAATGCATTTAAGGCCGTGGTCATATCACTTTCTCTGAAGTCCGGAAATTTAACATTTCTACCCCTTTCGGAACCTCCACCTGAAGGACAACCTCACAATATTATCGCTTTTGGCTTTGTTAATGGAAATCACTTCATCAACTTGGACTTGAAACCTGATGCTCCGATACCTCAAGTTGATCGCCGCTGGGATACTAACGTCTCCAAGGCTGCTGTAGTCTGGAAAACACCTTATCTGAACAGAATTGAAAAGTTTAAGGAGATCATGGGATTCGAGTTGGGTCAAACAG GTGAAGGTAAGAACTTTATAAATCTCGAAGAGAATTTGCAGTCTCCGCCTCGTGGTCCTGCGACTCGCCCCGAGGATACTGCTTCGTCTGCAAAG GAGTGCGGTCCCGAAAATAGCAGCGTCACGGCACATAGAGAATTGCAGATTTTGAACAGAGGGTCGGGTGTCCTCCAAGGTGTTTCAAATCCTCTAGGTGCATGTGCTCTTGAAGTTGGGTCTCTTATTTGGGGTTGGCCATATCGTGATACTGACGCCACTTCTCGTGGGGCAGATTTTTATCGTGGTTTTGGTAACAAATTTTTTACTGACACTTCTCAAGCG GACACCAACATGGGGAAGAGTGAACGGCATGCAGGGGAGATCCTGAACAGCAGAAAGCGAACTCGGGTCTTGATAGATACTTCGGACGAATTTAATACTAGTCATTCCGAGACTACTCCAACACAACACCATCAATCTCCTGACAGAGCTATCAGTACCCCAAACTCTTTGAAGGGGAAGGCCACTTGGTTCACCTTCACTGGTTCTGCCACTGCATCTACTCTGTATGGTTGTGCAGACTTTGTATCGGTGTATAATTTTCCAGTTTCTCCTGAACAAACGGACTTCTATAAGTGGATTGTCGAGATGCATGGTCATATAGCATCTGTGGAAGTTATTTCAGAGAGGAACACGCTTATCATGTCTACACGGACGTTAATTGATACCGTGCTAGCAATACAGAAGTTGGGTGAGGCTTGTCCTTCTGAGGAGAATTGGGCTGTTTGGAAGGAGGCAATCAAGCTCCCTCGGATTCTGAAATTTAACATTGCATGGTTGGAGAGTCTCCTAGCTGCTATTGAGGAGAGACGTAACTTTCGCCGTCAGCTATTGCATGTTGAGATTGCTCAGTTGGAAGAGGAAGTTGCAGAGAGTAAACGAAAGCTGATAAAACATCAGGCCACTCAGTTACGCTTAGCCACCGAAGCAGCTGCTGTTGTTTTGGAAATAGAAGCAACTAAGTCCAATATTGACGTTAAGATACGGTCTCTGGCCAAGAAGAATAATGACCTTGGTGCTCTTTCttga